TGAACTCTGAGCCCCCATCGGTCTGGATGATCTGCACAGGCCCGGTAAAGCGGCGAGTCATGGCTGTGCGCAAAAACATGGCCCCATCCTCGCTTGTTAGTCCGGTCCGCAGAACGACATCCGCTTCCTTCGTATAGATGTCCACCCCGGTAAAGGCGAAGACCTCGCCAAAAACCACGGTATCCATCTGAATGACCGCGCGGGGAGCCGTGGCAATCGGCACAACGCCGCGTGGCTGATTGGTCCGGCCCCGAGGCCGTAAGACGTATCGTTCAGCCAAGATTTCATAGATCTTGGGAACAGAGAGATGGATATGCTGTTCATGAGCCAGAAAGTACTGAATCTTCTGCCCACAGCAGTCGTATTCACGGGCGCGAATCGCCCAGACAAGGCGTTTGACCGCTCCCGGGACCTGTCGTGCCGGACGTGGCCCCGTCTTGGCCGCAGCATAGCGATCCAGAAAGACAGAGAGTCCTTCGATTCGAACTGCCTTCAGCCAGAGTCCTATGGTTTCTCGATGGCGCTCAAGTTGGCCCGCGATCGCGGAAACGGAGAGCCCTTGAGTCGCCAGTTCCGCTGCAAGAATGATCCGAGTTCTTGTGTCCATGTCCAGAGTCTACTCTGGACTGTCGGATATTTACGGCAACAATGCGCAGCCTTGACAATCAGCGCCTGCCTTTGTTATTTTCGAAATTCTTTAATCTCTAAGCCAACTTGGGAGAATCCGTGCAGGTCAAAATCAATGGAAAGCCTGAAGAGGTCACGGGCGGAACCGTCCTCGATTTACTCAAGACCAAGAACATCGAACCGCAGATGGTCGCCGTTGAAGTGAACGACAAAGTGCTGGACCGTGACCATCTGGCCACGACCCACCTCAATGAAGGGGATCATGTTGAGTTCCTCTTCTACATGGGAGGCGGTCGGTGAGCACGACCTTACACCACGATATCACCGAACTGATCGGCAAGACTCCGCTCGTGCGACTGAACCGTCTCTCGAAAGAGGGTTCCGCCACGATCTACGGGAAAGTCGAATTTTTTAATCCCGGGGGTAGCGTCAAGGACCGGATCTGCCTCAACATGATCAATGAGGCGGAGCGGCAAGGGAAACTCAAGCCTGGCGGAACCATCGTGGAACCGACCAGCGGGAACACGGGGATCGGACTGGCCCTTGTCGCAGCAGTGCGCGGGTACAAGTTGATCCTTGTCATGCCGGAAAGCATGAGCATGGAGCGGGCTAGCTTATTGTCGTCGTATGGCGCACAGCTTGTCCTAACACCGGCCTGGGAGGGTATGAAGGGATCTATCAAGGAAGCGGAAAGCATCTTGGCACAAAATCCCTCGTACTTCATGCCGGATCAATTCTCGAACCCAGCCAACCCGGCGATGCATAAGATGACGACAGCTGTGGAGATTTGGGACGCACTCGGAGGAAAGATCGACGCCTTCGTCGCCGCAGTCGGCACCGGTGGGACTATTACCGGATGCGGAGAATTCTTGAAAGAAAAGAACCCACAGGTCAAAGTCATTGCCGTGGAACCGGCGACGTCACCAGTGTTGTCCGGCGGCGATCCAGGACCGCATAAGATTCAAGGGATCGGAGCCGGCTTTGTGCCCAAGGTCCTCAATCGAAAGATTCTCGACCGCGTGGTCACCGTCACGGATGACGAGGCCTATCAGACCGCCAAACAGCTCTCGAAGAAAGAAGGCCTGCTGGTGGGCATCTCGGCCGGGGCTAATGTATGCGCGGCACAGAAGATCGCCGAGGAACTGGGACCCGGGAAAAACGTCGTCACTATCCTCTGCGACACCGGCGAGCGATATATCAGTATCGAAAAGTATTTTAATATATAAGAACGCTGATTAAGATGGAATTTACTGACGAGCAAATAAACCGTTACAGCCGGCACATTCTCCTGCCCGAGGTCGGGGGGAAGGGGCAGAAAAAGATTGCCAAGTCGCGCATTCTGCTCGTCGGTGCCGGAGGTCTGGGCTCACCGGCTGCGTTGTATTTGGCTGCCGCCGGCGTTGGGACGATCGGACTGATCGACAGCGATGTGGTGGATCTCACCAACCTGCAGCGTCAGGTGCTGCACTATACTCCCGACGTGGGACGTCCCAAGGTGCTCTCCGGTAAGGAAAAGATCCAGGCATTGAATCCTGATGTGTCCGTCTCAATGTACGAAGAGCGCCTCACCGCCGGGAACGCGATCAAAATCTTTACCGATTATGACGTCGTCATCGACGGCGTGGATAATTTTCCGGCCAAATTTCTGATCAACGATGCCTGTTTTTTCGCGAACAAACCGCTCGTTCATGGCGGTATTCTCCGATTCGACGGACGTGTCACGACAATCATCCCGAAGAAGTCGGCCTGCTATCGCTGCGTGTTCAAAGCGCCTCCGCCGCCGGGCCTTGTCGCCTCCTGCCAGGAAGCCGGCGTGATTGGCGTCTTGGCCGGCATTATCGGAACGATCCAGGCCACGGAAGCCTTGAAACTGGTCCTTGGCATTGGACAGCCATTGACCGACCGTATGCTGGACTTCGATGCCAAGAAAACACAGTTCCGAGAAATTAAAGTTCGCCGCAATCCGAATTGTGCTCTTTGCGGAGAACATCCGACGATTACCGAGCTGTTTGACGATGGGGATCCCTATGCGGGATGTGCCGTGCGTCCCTCTGCATAGGATTTGAGAAGGTGGTACCACGATGAGCAAGATGAAAGCGCTAGTGTGCCGCGAATGCGGGAAGGAATATCCGACCAAGGCGATCCACGTCTGTGAAATGTGCTTCGGTCCGCTGGAAGTGAAGTACAACTATGACGAGATCAAGCAGGCGATTTCGCGCAAGAAGATCGAGGATGGACCGGACAGCATGTGGCGCTACCTCGACCTGCTACCGGTAGAAGGCACCAACTTCGTGGGTCCGCATGCGGGATTTACCCCATTGGTCCGCGCAAAAAACCTCGGTGCGTATCTCGGCATCGATGAACTCTACATTAAAAACGATACCGTCAATCATCCGACGCTCTCGTTCAAAGATCGGGTCGTTGCCGTGGCTCTCACCAGGGCGCGTGAGCTCGGCTTTGAAACCGTGGCCTGTGCCTCGACCGGTAACCTAGCCAACTCGGTGTCGGCCCACGCAGCCTCCGCGAATCTGCATTGCTATGTATTCATCCCAGGCGACCTGGAGGCAGCCAAGGTCCTCGGCAACCTCATCTATAAGCCGCATGTCGTTGAAGTGGAAGGGAACTATGATGACGTCAACCGGCTGTGCAGTGAGATCGCGGGCGAACATGGCTGGGCCTTTGTAAATATCAACATCCGTCCCTACTACGCCGAAGGCTCCAAGACCCTGGCCTTTGAGACAGTCGAACAATTGGGATGGAAGACACCAGATCAAGTCGTCATTCCCATGGCTTCAGGTTCATTGCTGACGAAAATCTGGAAGGGCCTGCATGAAATGAAGTATGTGGGGTTGATCGACGACGTACGCACCAAGATCAACGGCGCCCAGGCCGAAGGTTGTTCACCGATCTCGACGGCTTTTAAGGCTGGTCGTGACTTCTTCAAGCCGGTCAAGCCGAAGACGATCGCCAAATCGCTCGCGATCGGCAATCCGGCGGATGGCTACTACGCGCTCAAGGCTACGGCTGAGAGTAAAGGGGCCATGGACATGGTGACGGATGAAGAAGTCGTGGAAGGCATCCAGCTGTTGGCCCAGACCGAGGGCATCTTCGCAGAAACAGCCGGTGGGGTCACGATCGGCGTACTCAAGAAGCTGGTCAAGCAAGGGCTCATCAAGAAAAATGAGGTGACGGTCGCCTATATTACGGGCAATGGGCTCAAGACGCAGGAAGCGGTGATTGATGCCGTTGGTCGGCCGACCCGTATTCAACCCAGTCTCGTCGCCTTTGAGAAAAACTTCAAACTCGGGAAAAATGGTGGTGGTGAGTCATGATTAAAGTCCGTATCCCAACTCCGCTGAGACCGTTGACCAAGAACCAGGGAGAGGTCGACGTCGCCGCCGGATCGATCACTGATCTGGTCAATACGCTGGAAGCCTCCTATCCCGGCATTAAGTCCCGCCTCTGCGACGAGAGCGGTGAGCTGCGCCGATTCGTCAACATCTACGTCAATGAAGAAGACATCCGTTTTCTCAAGGGCAAAGATACCGCTCTGAAAACCGGCGACGAAGTCTCGATCGTCCCGGCAATCGCGGGAGGGTAATCATGGCGCACTTGCGATTCCATATTCGCTTTCCTGAAGAGGGCATTCGACAGCCGATCATCTATCAGATTGGCCGTGAGTACAACGTCGTGACCGACGTCCGACGGGCCGATGTGCGCGACACGACAGGCTGGGCGGATGTCGAGTTTTCAGGTGACACCGCAGAGATCGAGCGCGCACTCGAAGGCCTGCGTAAAAAAGGCTGCAGCGTCGATCCGATTGAATTGAATGTCGTCGAATAACAGATGGCAAAATGTGAGAAGCACGAAGTAAAAGATAACGTTCGGACGTCAATAGCACCTTTTACAAAATGACCATGGAACTCTCCGAATCAGAAATTCAACGCTACAGCCGGCACATTATTCTTCAAGATGTGGGTGGCAAGGGCCAACTCAAGCTCAAGCGAGCGAAGGTCCTCTTGATTGGTGCAGGTGGTCTGGGGTCTCCAGCTGGTCTATATCTCGCTGCGGCTGGTATCGGAACCATCGGTCTCGTCGACGGAGATGTCGTCGATCTTTCGAATCTTCAGCGGCAAATCATGCACTCAACGGCCACGCTCGGAAAACCGAAAGTTGAGTCCGGCAAGCAGACGCTCTCGGCCATCAATCCGGAAATTACCGTTAACGCGTATCACCAATTAGTCGATGCCGACAATATTATCCCGCTCATCTCGCAATACGATATCGTGCTCGATGGCTCGGATAATTTCACCACCCGCTTTCTGGTGAATGACGCCTGTTTCTTCGCCAAAAAGACCCTGATCTCCGCCAGCATGTTCCGGTTCGAGGGGCAACTCACGGCAATCAAGCCACACCAAGGCTATCCGTGCTACCGCTGCCTTTATCCAGAACCTCCACCAGCCGGACTCGTACCAAATTGTCAGGAGGCCGGCGTACTTGGTGTCCTAGCCGGCACGATGGGAATCTTGCAAGCGTCCGAAGCGATCAAGGAGATCCTTGGCATCGGCGAAACGATCGCGGATAAGCTGGTGATCTACGACGCGCTCGAGATGAAGTTCCGCAAGGTCGGTCGACCCAAAGATCCGGCCTGTCCACTGTGCGGCCCCAATCCGAAGATCAAGGACTTGAGTCTCGACTACACCGTCAGCTGCACCATCTAGCAAGATGCTGAAAACGTCTGCCAGCTTCGTTCTCGCATCGCTCGGACCCTCAACGTACCTCCGAATGTACGCCTCGGACTCTCGCTCACTGCGGCCTCGCTGGACAACCATTTTGAGCATCTTGCAAATCCACCCAATATTGAGCCCTTTGCATCTTGGCTCATTCAGAGTCAATTAACCATGGCAGACCTCGTCATTCCCAAGTCAATCCGCGAAGACATCATCGCGCATGCGAAAGAACTGACTCCCTACGAATGTTGTGGACTCCTGGCTGGAAATAACGGCGTGGTCAGCCATCTCTATCGCATCAAAAACATCGTGGCAATGGAAGGCGCACAGAACCTCTCGTCGTTCGATTCAGCTAAGGCAGCGCACCTCGAGCGGCTCTCTCCGGAAGAACGAGCAGAGATTGCCTTCGTCATGGACATGCAGGACTTCTCGTCGGCGAAGAAAGATATGCGGAACAACGGACTCGATCTCCAAGTGGTCTATCACTCCCACCCACATGACCCGGCCCGTCCCTCGATCACCGACATCAAAATCGCCACCGACTATGAAGAGATTTGGCCTAAGATCAATCTCCCGCTGCCGGCTTATCTCATCGTCTCGCTCATGAATACGGAACCAGATACGAAGACCTATTGGATCAAGTCCGGTCACGTCACCCCTGCCGATATCCTCATCCGCTAGACCGACTTTTCTGGTTCACATTCCACTTCGAAATATACTAATGTTCCTCAAGCATCTAGACGAGGAGCCTCGCTCATGAAGCCATTAAACTTCAGCCTCTCGCTGTTCTTACTGCCCATAGCGGTTGTACCTGCCTTTGCCGAGGACCGTAGCTTTTACAGCCCGGTGATCTACATCGATAAGGAAAAGAGTCAGATCCTTATCTCAACCAGTGCCACGGTGTTTTATATTGAAGTCCCGGATGCCGCGAAACCGCATATGGACAAGCTTCCCATTTCCAGTCTCGTAGATTTTGTCGTTGAGATGCGAGGCGAGGACAAACCGCCGTTGATTAAAACCTGGAAAGTGAAATCAGGTGAGTCGACCTGTATATACTTTAATGGGAAGGAATGTAAAGAGCGATAGTTTTCTCCGATTCATTTCATCGCTTCACCTCTCACCATTCGATAAACTCATGGACCTGGGTTCTATCGAAAGGCGAACCACGCTTCACCAGCATCCATCACTCCCCGCTGCCAGCCATATCATCAATGAGAGGACGGTTGATATCGGTGCACCCGCAACAGATGGTATCGAAGAGCGTGTCCGCGTCTGCGACAAAATTCTTTTCGTCCGTGAGTTTATCCGCAATGACCTGGGCATAGCAGATGTCGCAGAGCATCATCAAGCCGCGTGACACTCCGACGGTTTTTCGTCCTGTACTTGTAGCCATGAGGTCTATACCGATCCTTTCTGAAGAGCCATAAAGAAATCTTCGGCTTCGAGGTCAATGCCGCATTGCTGACATTCATGCGGGCGATCTTCGGGAGGCACTTCTAACGGCGTTCGATCGATGCGCCCTCGGCAGACATGGTAAAACCGCCCACGAGCATGCTCGTCATCCAGCGGATCACTCTCGTATACCAGCACCATAAATCTTCCCCATTCCCTTGTTCTTCTTCGGAAGTATAACGACTCTTGATTTCTGGCCGCAACCACAGAGGTCACGACCAGTTCACACCCGCGCGTACTCCGACCAAGCAGACGCTATCCTCAACGGGTTCTTATACGAGACGCTGGAAGATCTTGACACCCCAGAGAAGCCTCACAGGATGCTCAAAAAGACCGTCCAACAAGGCCGCAGCGAGCAAAAGGCCTAGGCATACGCGGTTGGTATGTGAGGCCTTGAGCGAAGGGAGAACGATGCCGGCGGACTTTTTCAGCATCCGGTCACACTTGGAACTGGGCTTCATAAAGACCTGCATACACCCCGCCTCGGGTCAGCAATTCTTCATGCCGACCATCTTCAACTAACTGACCATGGTCGAGCACGAGAATCCTATCCACATCGTGTAATGTCGATAAACGATGGGCAATGATGAAGGTGGTGCGTCCGGCGGTCAGTTCGTTTAAGGCCTCCCGGATCTTGACCTCCGTCTCTGTATCAATATTGGATGTCGCCTCATCGAAAATAACAATGGGCGGATCTTTGAGCAAGACCCGGGCGATCGACACTCGCTGTTTTTGTCCAACGGAGAGTTTCACCCCCCGTTCCCCGATCCAGGTCTCATAGCCTTCCGGCAACGCAGCGATAAACTCGTGCGCCCGAGCGGCTCGTGCCGCCATCTCCAGTCGATTCTGATCTGCTTGGAGATCGCCGTAGAGCAGGTTGTCCCGAACGGTGCCGTTGAACAAGAATGGTTCCTGTTGGACAAACCCAATCTGCTGTCGCAAATACGCAATCGGTAGATCGCGGACATCCGTCCCATCGATACAGACCGCCCCCTCTGTGACGTCATAGAACCGCATCAACAACTTCACAAGCGTGCTCTTCCCTGCTCCGCTCATTCCAACCAAGGCCACACGCTCTCCCGCTGGAACCTTGACTGAGAATCCTTTAAGGACCGGCACATCCGACCGATAGTGGAACCGCACGTGCTCGAATCGCACGTCGCCCTGTGCACGATGACCTGGAGCGAGTACGCCTGGACGATCGGCCACGTCGGGAACCGTATCCAACACATCGAACACCCGCTCGCTCGCGGCCAAGGCATGCTGCAACATGTGATTGACGGAGTGGATCTGATTAATGGGCACATAGAACATCGCCAAATACGATAGAAACAGTACCAACTCGCCGAGCGTCAATCGCCCGTCCATCACTTCACCGGCCCCATACCAGAGGATCAAGACCGTCCCGAAGGCCCCAACCAAGATCATGGCAGGCGAATAGATCGACCACAGCACCATGGCCTGAAGATTCTTGTCGCTATAGGTTTGGCTGAGTCGGTCGAAGCGAGCCTGCTCATGACCGTGACGCCCGAATCCCATCGTTTCCCGGATCCCAGACAAGGCATCTTGCAGGTAGCCGTTCAGCTCTGCCGCGCTCTGACGAGTCTCCCGGTAGTAGCCATGCACTTTGGAGGTGAACCAACTGGCCGACAGAGCGAGCAGCGGGATTGGGAGGAGCGCGAGTGCCGCCAGTTTCCAATTCAGTATGAACAAGAGTCCCGTGATGCCGACCAGGGTCAACGAGGCCGTCATCATCCCCTCAAGTCCATCGATAAAGATCCGCTCGACATGTTCGGTATCATTCGTTACGCGGGACATAATTTCGCCCGTCGAGCGATTCTCAAAATAGGTGATCGACAGGCGTTGCAGTGCGGCGAAGATATGACGGCGAAGATCGTGCACCACCGTCTGCTCAAGTTGATTATTGAGCCGGATGCGCAACGAAGCAAAGAGGTTCTTGAGCAGATAAGCACCGACCAGAAGCCCGATCACCCCCGGCAATAACGAGGCCTGCTTTGCCTGAATCACATCGTCGATGATGATCTTGATGACCCAGGGCGGCACCAACTCCATCGCCGTCGCACCGGCGGCACAAAGCAAAGTCAGAACGGCAAGCGTACGATGGGGTCGAAGATATTGCAGGACACGAAGAAGGACTTTCACAAATGGTTCAACAAGGCAGGTCTCAAATTACGTTCGTGGGTTCTTTCTGCCAGTACTGAGAAAATTCTTCGAGTTGCGTGAGAGTGGACATATCGGCCATCCGGTCGAGAAAGACTTTACCAATCAGGTGGTCAAGCTCGTGTTGGATACAAACCGCGTACAGGTCCGTCGCCTCAAAATCCAAGGGCTTGCCCTTCCGGTCCAACGCCTTGACTCGCACCAGTGAAGGTCTGGTGACTTTCCCCCTCAACCCATCGACACTCAAACACCCTTCCCAGTTTTCGACCTGTTCTGGTCCATAATAGACGATCGACGGATTGATGAGGACCGTTTCGGGGAAGCCGCCTTCCCCTTTGCAACCCATGACAACCAATTGAATAGACCGTGAGACTTGCGGTGCCGCCAACCCGATCCCGGGCTCATCATACATCGCCTCAAACATGTCATCGATCAAGCGCTGGATTTCAGACGACTTGATCTCTCGTGGATCAATTGGTGCCGAAATTTTCCGGAGGATCGGATTTCCGAGCTTCGCAATCTTCAGCATGGTTCCTGTCTTCAATTTCATAACGTATGCGATATTCGTAACATAGCCGTCTTCGCGCTCGCAACCTCCTCAGCGTCCCGTCACAGACGCCGTTTTGGTCGGCGAGGTTCCGGAATCTCAAAGGTCTCTTTGTTGATATCCCACCACTCGACCCATTCGCTCGACCAGGCCGCACGATCCTGTTTATTCGAGGTATCCCAATCGTGAAATTCAGTTTCATGGCGAGTCAAAATCCAGAGCGATTGCAGCGCTGACAGCGCCACAAACCGTTCCTCATCGCCGACCATGGAAATCAGGATCGGGATGACAGCCTTTTGACGGATATACCGCGCTTCGAACGCGGCTGCCTTTCTTACTGATGAATTGGGATCCTTGGCCATGACGTCGAGGGCTTCGGAGGCTTTGGCCGCATCCAGACGAACGGCCACCCGTAACGCATGTTCCCGCACGCGTGACAGTTCGCTTGGCTCCTTCGCGGTCTCGATGAGAGCGGGCACGCCCGCCACTCCCTTCATCATCAACAGCGTTTCAATTGCGTTGTACCGGATTCTAGGGCTGGGCATGGTCAAGGCCTTGATCAACACCGGAACCGACGATTCACCCAAATGCACGAATTCTCCCATCGCCCAGAACTCTTGTTTCCCTTCCAACAACGGCAGCAAGGCCTCGGCTCGCTTAAGCTCTTCCGGGCCGAGTGGTGTCGTATTGGGAGGAATCGAAACATCCGGCACATCTGGGTTGGCTGGTGGCCCCTCATAGGGAACCTGAACGCTCCAAGCTCTACCCGGCTCCTCCCCTGCGTACAGAGGGTCTGCCCCACCCATCACAGCGAGCAACCCAATCACGCCCAGCCGAAACACATGCGATTGGTTCACGATAGTGAGACTCCTCTTTCGCTGGTTCAATGCATCCCCTTTTCATGCATCGAGATGTTCATCGATATGCCCAGGACGTGTGGCTAACGGGGCTCGTGTCGGCGGCGAGTTTTGGACCGGAGCGTATTGGGGTCACTCAACCCAACTGTCGGTGTGAGAGCAGCGATCTGCGGCGACCTTATGAACTGAGTGCTCGAAGATGCTTCCGCACCCGGACCTTCTCATGATGCTTTCGAAGCAACTGCCGGCGAACCACATCCTGGTTCTCAGCCACGATCCGAACCAGTCGATCCATATCTTCCGCATGGTCACGCACCAGTTCAGACAACTTCTGGATCTGCTCCTCTAATTTCTCCAGTCGCCAGGCCATGTTCTCGAGTGAGTCGGAGGTTCTCTCCTCCAGCTTCGTGACTCGCCTTGAATCGACTCGCGGCAAAGCCGCGACTACGACATCTCGCTTCATGCTCACTCCTTTATTCATGGCCGATCGAACCGCATGGCTCAATCCGGCGTTCTGGTGGCTAGTATTATCCGCATAGCACGGGAAGTCAACGATTCCCTTTTCTTTCTATTTCAAGACGGTCCTGCTAGAATCCGCATAATGAAGAATATTTTCACCATGGTCTTAGCCGGTGGAAAAGGAGAGCGGCTCAATCCCCTCACGGCGCAACGGGCCAAACCTGCGGTGCCATTCGGCGGGAAATACCGCATCATCGACTTTACACTCAGTAACTGTTTGAACTCAGGGCTTCGCAAGATCGCCGTCCTCATCCAATATAAATCCCATTCGCTAGACCGTCATATTCGAGCAGGCTGGAACATTCTCAGCGCCGACCTCGACGAATACATCGCCTCGGTTCCTCCCCAGCAGCGCATCAGCGAAGATTGGTACCGCGGCACAGCCGACGCGGTCTATCAGAACATGTTCTTGATCGATGATGAACACCCCGAGTTCCTGCTGATTCTCGCGGGTGACCACATCTACAAGATGAACTACGCGGAGATGTATCACTGGCTCATCGCCACGAGCGCGGATGCGGTCGTGGGAGCCATCGACATCCCCATCCAAGAAGCCTCTCGCTTCGGCGTCATCGCCGTGAACGAAGATTACCGGATTACCCGATTCGATGAAAAACCGGCGCATCCCATTTCGCTGCCCAACGATCCGGACCATGCCTTTGCCTCGATGGGTATCTATCTCTTCCGCACCAAAGTGATCCGCGAATACCTACTCGCCGATGCGAAAGAAGGCAGCGCCCACGACTTCGGGAAAAACATCATCCCGAAAATGATCGCGGAGAAACGGGTGTATGCCTTCAAATTTCAAGACGCGAACAAGAAAGCGGTCAAGTATTGGCGTGATATCGGAACGCTTGATGCCTACTGGGAAGCGAATATGGATTTGGTCTCCGTGGACCCCCAGTTCAATTTCTACGACGCCGAGTGGCCGATCCGAACCTATCAGGGACAGTTTCCTCCGGCTAAGTTCGTCTTCGCCCAGGATTTTCAGGGAGGCCGCATGGGTGTCGCGCTTGACTCGATCGTGTGCGGCGGCTGCATCATCTCGGGCGGGAGGGTCCAGAATTCCGTCCTCTCCCCGAACGTGCACGTGCACGACCATGCCGATATCCGTGACTCCGTCGTCATGGAAAACGTCACCATCGGAGCACAGAGTCGTATCAGACGCGCGATCATCGACAAGGATGTGACGATCCCTCCTCAGACAGAGATCGGGTACAACCGAGAGGCCGACGCGCAGCGGTTTACCGTCACGGAGTCTGGCCTCGTGGTCATCTCAAAAGGAATGAAGCTGCATGCCTCCGTCGATCCATCCGGTTGATCTGATCTCTGCACTCCGTCAGAAACATCTCACGCCTGCGATCGTCTTTCTCACCTCACGGCGAGCCTGTGACGAAGCCATGGAAGCCTTTGACCACGCGAACTGTGTCTTGCCGACGACACGCCAAGAGGCAATTGCGAAGGCACTCGAGCAGGTCATGGCTCATCACCCCAGCATTGCCGAGCACCCACTGATTCCCATCGTCCAACGAATCGGCGTGGCCGCCCATCATGCCGGGCATCTGCCGACCTGGAAAATCGCCATCGAAGAATTGATGCGACAAGGGCATCTCGATGCGGTCTTTGCCACGACGACCTTAGCCGCCGGCGTCGATTTTCCCGCACGTACGGTCGTGATCACGCAGTCCAGCATCCGCAAATCCCGCGACTTCACCGACTTGACGGCCGGCGAGGTGCAGCAGATTGCGGGACGAGCCGGACGCCGAGGAAAGGATCACGTCGGATTTGCCGTGATTACCCCTTCGCCGTATATCGATCTGTCGGTGCTGACCAAAGGGCTGACCGGACAGCCGGAAGCCATCGACAGCCAGTTTACAATCAGCTATCCGATGGTCTTGAATCTCTTAAAAGCCCATCCTCATGAACACATCCAAGGCATCCTAGCCAAGAGTTTTGCTCAGTTTCAGTTGAATCAGCGAGCCGAAGTCCTCGAGCAGAAGCTCGACGCCCTCCACATCAAGATGGAACCATTCGGCCCTCGCGTCTGTACGGACTGGATCACCCAATGGCACACCTTCGATCATGCGCGAAGACACCGTCACACGCGCCATCCGACCTATCGCGCTGAACCACCGGAAATTTCAGCACGACTACCGTTTCTCACGCCGGGGCGGGTCGTTGGGTTCAGTAGAGGACGAGGAATCGTGCTTCGCCAATATCAGAGCAAAGGCCAGAGGAATTCGATGCTCACCGTGTTGAGGCCGGAAAGCGCCGTCACGGAATGTCCGGTCACCAGCGTGAAAGAAGTCTACGACCGCACATACGACTGTCCGGAAACATCAGCCTATCCCTGGTGTTCGACCGACACGTTCGATCGACTCAGTCATCAGCTGGACGAACTGCCGCTCCGTTTACCCCTGCTCCCCATTCTAGTATCCAGCCATAACGAGCCTCTTCCCGACGCCATCGTCCAATCGTTAGAAGACTTCTCTTGTCCGACCTGTCCATCGCGATCCGCTTGCCAAAAGGACTTTCTCACCGCATCACGCCTCCGGCAGGAACAACAGCGGCATACCAAATCCATTCAGGCCTTGCGTACCAGTTTATGGCATCGATTCCAAGAGCGCGTCGAAGTCTTGCAGAAATTCGGCTACCTCACTCTGGCGACCCAACTGACGGCTGAGGGGGAATGGGCACGACTGATCCGCATCGACCATTCGTTGCTCATCACCGAACTGATCCGCGCGGAGGCCTTCACCGGCGCAGATCCGTCCCTCCTCGCCGGTATTCTGGCCAGTCTAGCCCATGATGACGATCGCCCCGGTGCCTTTCCTCGCATCAGTCCAGGACTGAGTTCCTTGCTCGGGCA
Above is a window of Candidatus Nitrospira nitrosa DNA encoding:
- a CDS encoding helicase-related protein — its product is MPPSIHPVDLISALRQKHLTPAIVFLTSRRACDEAMEAFDHANCVLPTTRQEAIAKALEQVMAHHPSIAEHPLIPIVQRIGVAAHHAGHLPTWKIAIEELMRQGHLDAVFATTTLAAGVDFPARTVVITQSSIRKSRDFTDLTAGEVQQIAGRAGRRGKDHVGFAVITPSPYIDLSVLTKGLTGQPEAIDSQFTISYPMVLNLLKAHPHEHIQGILAKSFAQFQLNQRAEVLEQKLDALHIKMEPFGPRVCTDWITQWHTFDHARRHRHTRHPTYRAEPPEISARLPFLTPGRVVGFSRGRGIVLRQYQSKGQRNSMLTVLRPESAVTECPVTSVKEVYDRTYDCPETSAYPWCSTDTFDRLSHQLDELPLRLPLLPILVSSHNEPLPDAIVQSLEDFSCPTCPSRSACQKDFLTASRLRQEQQRHTKSIQALRTSLWHRFQERVEVLQKFGYLTLATQLTAEGEWARLIRIDHSLLITELIRAEAFTGADPSLLAGILASLAHDDDRPGAFPRISPGLSSLLGQVRKLAESLSPYEDPPLLRADVAALVERWVADQTLTWIGLCRLTTMAEGDIYRLLARTLEYLSQVQTLKGTHPGLAESASQAITAIRRGVLEELP